A genomic stretch from Falco naumanni isolate bFalNau1 chromosome 8, bFalNau1.pat, whole genome shotgun sequence includes:
- the ACKR3 gene encoding atypical chemokine receptor 3 produces MSALDFTSILDFLETANLTEINWTCNNGDCITVDATTCPGTLNKSALLYTLSFFYIFIFVIGLVANSVVVWVNLQAKMTGYETHLYIFNLAIADLCVVITLPVWVVSLVQHNQWHMGEITCKITHLIFSINLYSSIFFLACMSVDRYLSVAYFTNSSNRKKKIIRRCICILVWLLAFSASLPDTYYLKTVSSNNETYCRPVYPEESFKEWLIGMELISVVLGFLIPFPIIALFYFLLAKTISTSSDQERKSNGKIIFSYVVVFLVCWLPYHVAVLLDIFYSLHFIPFSCQMENFLYATLHITQCFSLVHCCVNPILYSFINRNYRYELMKAFIFKYSAKTGLTKLIDASRVSEAEYSALEQNAK; encoded by the coding sequence ATGAGCGCGCTTGATTTTACTTCCATCCTTGATTTTCTGGAGACAGCCAACTTGACAGAGATCAACTGGACGTGCAACAACGGTGACTGCATCACAGTTGATGCGACAACATGCCCTGGCACGCTCAACAAAAGCGCCCTGCTATACACCCTGTCCTTCTTCTACATTTTCATCTTTGTCATAGGGCTGGTGGCCAACTCGGTTGTAGTGTGGGTCAACCTCCAAGCCAAAATGACTGGCTATGAAACCCACCTCTACATCTTCAATTTGGCTATCGCTGATCTGTGCGTCGTCATCACCCTTCCAGTGTGGGTCGTCTCCCTCGTCCAGCATAACCAGTGGCACATGGGAGAAATCACGTGCAAGATAACTCACCTTATATTTTCCATCAACTTGTACAGCAGCATCTTCTTCCTGGCTTGCATGAGTGTGGACCGCTACCTCTCAGTTGCCTATTTCACCAATTCCAGCAATCGCAAGAAGAAGATAATACGTCGCTGCATCTGCATCTTAGTGTGGCTGCTTGCCTTCTCCGCGTCTCTCCCAGACACCTATTATCTCAAGACTGTTTCTTCCAACAACGAAACCTATTGCCGTCCTGTCTATCCAGAGGAGAGCTTCAAAGAGTGGTTGATTGGCATGGAGCTCATCTCCGTCGTGCTGGGCTTTCTTATCCCTTTTCCCATCATTGctctcttttatttccttcttgcGAAGACCATCTCCACCTCCAGTGACCAAGAGAGGAAGAGCAATGGGAAGATCATTTTCTCCTACGTTGTTGTGTTTCTCGTCTGCTGGCTACCCTACCATGTCGCTGTCCTGCTTGACATCTTCTACAGCCTTCATTTCATACCTTTCAGTTGTCAGATGGAGAACTTCTTGTACGCCACTCTGCACATCACTCAGTGTTTCTCTCTAGTCCATTGTTGCGTCAACCCCATCCTGTACAGCTTCATTAACCGCAACTACAGATACGAGCTCATGAAAGCCTTTATTTTCAAGTACTCTGCCAAAACTGGTCTCACTAAACTTATCGATGCTTCCAGAGTGTCAGAAGCAGAATACTCTGCTCTGGAGCAAAATGCCAAATGA